TATTGTTTGAGGCTTTTCAGCGCCAGCGGCTCGCGCCACTCGCCATTGGTGATATCAAAATTGGCTTTATGCCAGGGGCAAACCAGTTTGCCATCGCACACCGCGCCCTGCTCCAGCGGCGCGCCAGCATGCGGACATTTACTTTGAAAGGCGCGTACCTGTGCAAGTGTACGGATAAGGATCATTGACGTCCCGGCGACATCAACTTTCACCGGCTGGTTTTCCGGCAGGGAATTCAAATCAGTAACGTATTGATAATTCATATTTTTTCTCCCGGATCAGTGTTGCAAAAACGGGCGTAACGCCGGACAGCGCACAACCACCAAGAGAGACCAAAGCGAAACATTGCTCACTGTTTAAGCCTGGCAGAGATTGAGGAACGGGCAATAAGAACGCGGGAGGAAGGGTAAAAGGGTGAGCGAAGTGGAACGCCCACCCGGCTAAATTACTGCGTTTTTTTCAGGCAGCCGCTCATGAATTTGCTGCGATCTTCGCCTTTCAGCGATTGCTGCGTCGCCTGCGCATTACATTCGCGCATCCGCTGCTGTTGCGGCGTCAGGCTTTTTTGCCCCGGCTCCGTTTTGGTGTTTTTCAGGCAGTTGCTCATAAACGTCTTACGGGCATCACCTGTCAGGGTTTGGGTCTTGGCTTGTTGATTACAAAGCGTCATACGTTGTTGTTGCGGGGTCAGTGTTTTTTCCGCCGCGCTGAGCGCGCCGACAAACAACAGACCAAAGATGAGGGTAACCAGAACTGTTATTTTCATCGCTCCATCCTTCTGTCAAAGTGACCCTTTAAGGATGGTCTTAATTACTGAAAAAACCACCCGGCAGCAAAGATTTACCGCCGGGCAGCCGTTACTTCAGGTTCAGTGCCGATTTCATGGTGTAGAACAGATCGGTCTGATCGGTTAACCCCACGACATTACCAGCATGCGGGCCATAAGCCGCAATGCGGACTTGCGTACCGGTGTGCTCCATCGACTCCTCTTCCGAGTTGCCGTAGGTTATCGCCATCACTGCGCCATCTTTGGTATTCAGCGCCTGGCTCAGCCCCGGCGCTTTGGTATCCGCCGGAATAATCTGGCTGGCGTGCGCATGATCGGCAGTCACAATCACCAGCGTATTGCCGTCTTTTTTCGCAAATTCCAGCGCCTTCTGTACCGCTTCATCCAGATCGACAGTTTCACCAATCTGACCGCACGGATTCGCCGCGTGATCCTGTTTATCGATAGACGCGCCTTCCACCTGCAGGAAGAAGCCCTTCTCGTTTTTGCTCAGCAGATCAATGGCCTTTTCGGTCATTGCCGCCAGCGTCGGTACGCTGTCGGTACGTTTGGCATTCGGCGTACAGGTCACGGCGGGTTTGTCGAGATTGCCGTGCAGCGACGCTTTCGGCCCTTCCCAGCGAACCGGCATATTGCCATCGGCGAAGAGGCCGAGCAGCGGTTTATCCTGGTTCGCTTCGCTAATGGCCGCCAGCGCAGAGGCATCGCTCACCATCTGGTAACCACGGGCCTGAGCCTGCTCGCGCAGCGTTTTCCCTTGCCATTTGCCCGCCGTCGCGGTTTCGCTGAAGGTTTTCGCGCCGCCGCCCAGCGTCACATCCGCGCGGGTATTCAGAAATTGCTCGGTGATCGAGCCTTTACCGCCCTTTTCCAGCGCGTTGAGGGCGCATTTTTCGCTGGTCACCGTCGGGCCGTAGCAGCGACGGGAGATCACATGCGAAACCAGCGCCGCCGGGGTGGCATCCTGCAATTCAGCGGTAGAGACGTTGCCGGTCGCCAGCCCCGCCGCTTTCGCCATCTCGAGGATGGTCATATGATCTTTTTCATGAATATCGACGCCGAGCGCGCCGTTGTAGGTTTTGACGCCGGTGCTCCAGGCAGTGGCCGAGGCGGCTGAATCCGTCACGTAGTCCGGTTTACCGGTTTTTTTGTCCAGCGCGTAGTGCGTGTACTGGCCGGTTAACGGTAATGCGTCGATCCCTTTGAAATACCCACCAGCGCCTTCGGCATAATTTCGTGCGGCGGTTATTTCTGAATCGCCCATGCCATCACCAATTAACAAAATAATATTTTTGGCGGGCTTATCGATGAGCGAATCAAGTAGTGCAGCGGTTTGATCGGCAGTCAGACGACGCGCGCCGCCAGGCGTGGAAATATCGCCCTGAGCAGCACGATGTTCGAGAACGGAGGTATCCGTTGTTTCTGCATAAATAACAGAGGTAAAAAACACGGGTAATAATGCGAGGTATAATGCGCTCTGTTTCACTTTAATATTCTCCATGTACAAATACTTAAAGAAAATAAAACAGAGCGACTATAGGCAGCGCGTATGACAGCCAGATGACAGCGGCGGAGGGCCAGAAATTTAGCTACGCGGATGCCTTAAAAGCTTCTTTAGGTACTGTTGCAGCAACTCCGTGTCCTGATCGGTAACGTGCGTTCCCGGTCTGACTTCGTCCAGCGCGCCTTCAATACTTTGAATCAGCGCCTGTTGCTCAGAGGCGGCCATTTGACGCAGCAGCGCAGTCACCACAATCTCCAGTGCTTCTACCTGGGCGACCAGCTCTTTCGACTCCTCTTCTTTTTCTGCAAGCTTAACCAACAACTCAGCAATGAGATTTTTCATAGCGCGATTTCCTTATGTGAGGTGGAAAGACGTTAGCACTCCATTCTGATGTTGCAAAGAAAATACATCTCTTATTTTTGTGCATTTTTTCACACTCCTTAAACACACAAAAATAAAAGGGATAACGAAACGTTTCTCTGGATATTTAAGCCAAACCAATTAATTTGTTAGTGGAGCTAAAAAAGAAAACGAAACGGCTGAAGCGTTATTTTATATAAGTAATAATTATAGTAAGGCCGAAAAACAATTTTCGGCCCGTTTGCAGAATTAGCGTTTCACCCGGCGAAATGCCAGCGCCAGTTGCCAGAAATTAATCAGTACCACCACGGCGGTAGCGATAAATACCCAACGGAAACCCGCCATTGCCGATACCGATGCGCCCATTAACGGCCCGGCGACATTTCCCAGATACATAAACGACTGGTTATAACCAAAGATACGTCCGGTCACCTGATCGCTGGAGTATTTTAGCAACAGCGTCTGCACCGCCGGCAGCATGGCGCCATCGGCAAAGCCGAGCATAAAGCGCAGAATACCAAGCTGTAGCGGCGAGGTGACAAACGACATAGCGAAGAACAGCACCACCGCGCAAGCCAGCGTGCCCATCAAAATACGTGAAGTGCCTATCCGGTCGCCCAGTTTGCCAAGGCGCGGTGCAGAAAGCAGCGCTGAAACACCGGGTACAGCAGCGATCAATCCGCTGAGAAAAGCAATATTGGTGGTATGCGGCGACAGCGACTGAATAAACAGGGCGAGGATCGGGCCGATAGAACCGTTACACAACTGAATCACCATAGTGGTGATAAACAGACTGATAACCAGCGCCGGATAAGGCAAGGTGGAGAACACCGCTTTACCGCTCAGCCGCTCACCCTTTTTCACCGTCGGGCGCACACCCTCTTTAATCAGAAACAGCGTGACCAGAAAGCTCACAATTAACAACAGCGCGGTGATGATAAACACGATGCGCAACCCTAAATGGTCAGCCAGAAAACCGCCCATCAGCGGCCCGCCAATCACGCCGCTGATCTGTGCGGTTGAGAGCGTACTCAACGCCCAGCCGCTGCGCTCGCGCGGGACTTGCGATGCCACCAGCGCCATCGCATTCGGAATATAACCGGAAGTCAGCCCCATGATGCCGCGCAGGATCAGCAACTGCCAGACGTTAGTAGCAAATGCCTGCAACAGAATGGCGATCGCCATGCCCAATGAGGCGCGCAACAACATCAGCTTGCGCCCTTTGCGATCCGCAAGGCTCCCCCACATCGGCGACACAATAGCAGAGACGAGAAAGGTCACGCTGAACGTCAGCCCCGACCACATCGACAGCGCTTCGTGCGAGGTCACGCCCAACTGCGCAACGTATAACGGCAAAAATGGCAAAATTTGACTGATGGCGAGGCCGGTGAAAAAACAGCCGAACCACACCGAGATAAGATTGACCTTCCAGGATTCCATAAGTACGGGTATTTGTTGAAGTTTTGACAAACAGCGCACAGGTTAACAAGAATGCGCCACGGATGAGTCACCAGAGATGCGGTTACGGCGAATTCGGTGTTTTATCTGTCCCTCATCGCTCACCGCCACAGCGTGCGCATAAAAACCCTGCTCTTACAGTGGATTATGCTTAGCGACAGAGCCCGAAACCGCGCATCCCAAGATGAAAATGGTTGGCATGAGCGGCATTGTATTCGGGTCCCAGACTATTGCCATAATAGCCGCAACTGGCGCTCAGCACCGCCCGTAACCACGGCGCTGTTTCAGGCTGCCGCCAGCCATTGAGCACCGTCACCCGCTGGCCATCCGCCAGGCGAAAGGCACTCAGATCCAGCGCTTCAGCGCTGGCATGCTCGCTACGCCGCGCATCAGCACGATTATAGATGTTGCGGCACGCGTAGCTGCCCAGATGGTCGATCTGGCGCAGCGGCTGGCCGGTAAAATGTTCAGTCAGTGGCCGCGCCTGCTGTTCGATAAACAACGCGGAACTGAGTGCCAGCGGGCAGCTAGCCAGAAAACTGCTGCTCAGTTTCACCACGCCGAAATCACGCACCCGTACCACATCGGTTAACGGGCAGTCGCCGCCGCTGTTCGCTACCGCAACAGAGGTCACAAGCCGCTGCTGATTGGCCTGCGCCAGCAGCGCGGCACAGGCAGACGGCGACAGGCGGCGTAACTTAAACTGAGTGATGCGTCCCGGCGGATCGCTCAACTGTAGCGGTGCGAAGGGATTGTAATAAGACGGTAAATAGCGATAACCCACCAGCATCAGCGCCAGCAGAGTACATACAACGATCAGGCTCTTTACGCGCACGTCTCCCCCTCAGTTTTCCTCAAAACATTATGGCAGAAGGCCGCGAATCGTGCGTTTCGTCGTGCTATGGTATGTGTTTTGTGAATAAGTGTGGGTGAACGTAGAAATGGCAAAACTGCGGGTAGGGGTCGTCTTCGGCGGCAAATCAGCGGAACACGAGGTGTCGTTACAGTCAGCAAAAAATATTGTCGATGCCATGGATAAGTCGCGCTTTGAGGTTGTGCTGCTGGGGATTGATAAACAGGGTCAATGGCATATCAGCGATGCGAATAATTACCTGCTTAACGCCAGCGATCCGGCGCGTATTGCGCTGAATCCGTCGCAAAACAGCGTGGCGCTGGTGCCGGGCAACACCGCGCAGCAGCTTATTCAGGCGCAAAACAGCGCGCCGCTACCGGATGTTGATGTGATTTTCCCTATCGTCCACGGTACGTTGGGCGAAGATGGCACTTTGCAGGGCATGCTGCGCCTGGCAAACCTGCCGTTTGTCGGCTCCGACGTGCTCGCTTCGGCGGCCTGCATGGATAAAGATGTCACCAAGCGTTTGCTGCGCGATGCCGGATTAGCTGTCGCACCATTTATCACCCTGACGCGAGCCAATCGTCAGCAGATCGCCTTTAGCGACGTCGAAGCGCAGCTCGGCCTGCCGCTGTTTGTCAAACCGGCTAACCAGGGCTCGTCCGTTGGCGTCAGCAAAGTGACCAGCGAAGCGCAATATCATGAAGCGGTGCGCCTGGCGTTTGAGTTCGACAAAAAAGTGATCGTTGAGAAAGGCATCAAAGGCCGCGAGATCGAATGCGCGGTGCTCGGCAATGACGATCCGCAAGCCAGCACCTGCGGCGAAATCGTGCTGCACAGCGAGTTCTACGCTTACGACACCAAATACATTGATGAAAACGGCGCGCAGGTGGTAGTGCCTGCGGATATTGCGCCGGAGATCAACGACAAGATCCGTCAGATTGCGGTACAGGCGTACCAGACGCTTGGCTGTGAAGGGATGGCGCGCGTCGATGTGTTCCTGACGCCGGACAACGAAGTCGTTATCAATGAGATCAACACGCTGCCGGGATTTACCAACATCAGCATGTATCCAAAACTGTGGCAGGCGAGCGGCATCAGCTATCCTGATCTGATCACCCGCCTGATTGAGCTGGCTATTGCGCGCCATCAGGTAAACAGCACGCTGAAAATTTCCGTCAACGGTTAAGCATCACTTTGGCTTATCCGCCGCCTCCTCCTCTTCCGGGCGGCGGCGGATAATTAACCCGGCCAGCCAAAAGCCAATCACCCAGGTCACCAGCCCGACGGCATAGGTTTGCCAGCCTTTGGCCTCAAACCCCAGCAGGCCCACGACCCCATTCAGAATAAAAAT
Above is a genomic segment from Kosakonia radicincitans DSM 16656 containing:
- the psiF gene encoding phosphate starvation-inducible protein PsiF: MKITVLVTLIFGLLFVGALSAAEKTLTPQQQRMTLCNQQAKTQTLTGDARKTFMSNCLKNTKTEPGQKSLTPQQQRMRECNAQATQQSLKGEDRSKFMSGCLKKTQ
- the phoA gene encoding alkaline phosphatase encodes the protein MKQSALYLALLPVFFTSVIYAETTDTSVLEHRAAQGDISTPGGARRLTADQTAALLDSLIDKPAKNIILLIGDGMGDSEITAARNYAEGAGGYFKGIDALPLTGQYTHYALDKKTGKPDYVTDSAASATAWSTGVKTYNGALGVDIHEKDHMTILEMAKAAGLATGNVSTAELQDATPAALVSHVISRRCYGPTVTSEKCALNALEKGGKGSITEQFLNTRADVTLGGGAKTFSETATAGKWQGKTLREQAQARGYQMVSDASALAAISEANQDKPLLGLFADGNMPVRWEGPKASLHGNLDKPAVTCTPNAKRTDSVPTLAAMTEKAIDLLSKNEKGFFLQVEGASIDKQDHAANPCGQIGETVDLDEAVQKALEFAKKDGNTLVIVTADHAHASQIIPADTKAPGLSQALNTKDGAVMAITYGNSEEESMEHTGTQVRIAAYGPHAGNVVGLTDQTDLFYTMKSALNLK
- the iraP gene encoding anti-adapter protein IraP; protein product: MKNLIAELLVKLAEKEEESKELVAQVEALEIVVTALLRQMAASEQQALIQSIEGALDEVRPGTHVTDQDTELLQQYLKKLLRHPRS
- a CDS encoding multidrug efflux MFS transporter translates to MESWKVNLISVWFGCFFTGLAISQILPFLPLYVAQLGVTSHEALSMWSGLTFSVTFLVSAIVSPMWGSLADRKGRKLMLLRASLGMAIAILLQAFATNVWQLLILRGIMGLTSGYIPNAMALVASQVPRERSGWALSTLSTAQISGVIGGPLMGGFLADHLGLRIVFIITALLLIVSFLVTLFLIKEGVRPTVKKGERLSGKAVFSTLPYPALVISLFITTMVIQLCNGSIGPILALFIQSLSPHTTNIAFLSGLIAAVPGVSALLSAPRLGKLGDRIGTSRILMGTLACAVVLFFAMSFVTSPLQLGILRFMLGFADGAMLPAVQTLLLKYSSDQVTGRIFGYNQSFMYLGNVAGPLMGASVSAMAGFRWVFIATAVVVLINFWQLALAFRRVKR
- a CDS encoding extensin-like domain-containing protein, which produces MLVGYRYLPSYYNPFAPLQLSDPPGRITQFKLRRLSPSACAALLAQANQQRLVTSVAVANSGGDCPLTDVVRVRDFGVVKLSSSFLASCPLALSSALFIEQQARPLTEHFTGQPLRQIDHLGSYACRNIYNRADARRSEHASAEALDLSAFRLADGQRVTVLNGWRQPETAPWLRAVLSASCGYYGNSLGPEYNAAHANHFHLGMRGFGLCR
- the ddlA gene encoding D-alanine--D-alanine ligase, with translation MAKLRVGVVFGGKSAEHEVSLQSAKNIVDAMDKSRFEVVLLGIDKQGQWHISDANNYLLNASDPARIALNPSQNSVALVPGNTAQQLIQAQNSAPLPDVDVIFPIVHGTLGEDGTLQGMLRLANLPFVGSDVLASAACMDKDVTKRLLRDAGLAVAPFITLTRANRQQIAFSDVEAQLGLPLFVKPANQGSSVGVSKVTSEAQYHEAVRLAFEFDKKVIVEKGIKGREIECAVLGNDDPQASTCGEIVLHSEFYAYDTKYIDENGAQVVVPADIAPEINDKIRQIAVQAYQTLGCEGMARVDVFLTPDNEVVINEINTLPGFTNISMYPKLWQASGISYPDLITRLIELAIARHQVNSTLKISVNG
- a CDS encoding DUF2754 domain-containing protein, which encodes MKLPAKIRRDWHYYAFAIGLIFILNGVVGLLGFEAKGWQTYAVGLVTWVIGFWLAGLIIRRRPEEEEAADKPK